Proteins from one Strix uralensis isolate ZFMK-TIS-50842 chromosome 14, bStrUra1, whole genome shotgun sequence genomic window:
- the RARS1 gene encoding arginine--tRNA ligase, cytoplasmic isoform X2 — protein sequence MININSCLQEIFGAAIQAAYPDLENPPLVVTPSQQPKFGDYQCNSAMGITQILLKTKEQKVSPREIAEKISKNIPANECIEKIEIAGPGFINVHLRKDFVSKQLSSLLMNGVQPPAVGKRKKVVVDFSSPNIAKEMHVGHLRSTIIGESMCRLFEFAGYDVLRLNHLGDWGTQFGMLIAHLQDKFPDYLTVSPPIGDLQAFYKESKRRFDTEEEFKKRAYQCVVLLQSKNPDFIKAWELICDVSRKEFQKIYNCLDITLIERGESFYHEMMKDIVKEFEDKGFVQVDDGRKIVFVPGFPVPLTIMKSDGGYTYDTSDLAALKHRLCEEKADILIYVVDSGQSVHLQTVFAAGQMIGWYDPKVTRVAHAAFGVVLGEDKKKFKTRSGDTVRLIDLLEEGLKRAMDKLRDKERDKVLTAEELKAAQTSVAFGCIKYADLSHNRLNDYVFSFDKMLDDRGNTAAYLLYAFTRIRAIARLASIDEQMLQKAAREEVLILDHEKEWKLGKCILRFPEILQKILDDLLLHTLCDYLYELATTFTEFYDNCYCVEKDRQSGQIVKVNMWRLLLCEATATVMAKGFDILGIKPVQRM from the exons ATACTGCTCAAAACCAAGGAACAGAAGGTTAGCCCAAGAGAAATCGCTGagaaaatatcaaaaaatattcCTGCCAATGAATGCATTGAGAAGATTGAAATTGCTGGTCCTG GTTTTATCAACGTCCACTTGAGAAAGGATTTTGTGTCAAAGCAGCTGAGCAGTTTGTTGATGAATGGAGTTCAACCACCAGCTGTTGGCAAAAGGAAAAAG GTGGTGGTGGATTTTTCATCCCCTAACATTGCCAAGGAGATGCATGTTGGCCACCTGCGATCGACTATCATTGGAGAAAGTATGTGCCGACTGTTTGAATTCGCAGGTTATGATGTTTTGAG gttaaacCATTTAGGAGATTGGGGCACCCAGTTTGGAATGCTTATTGCTCACCTCCAAGACAAATTTCCAGATTACTTAACTGTTTCTCCTCCCATTGGGGATCTCCAAGCTTTTTACAAG GAATCCAAGAGGAGGTTTGACACAGAGGAGGAATTCAAGAAGCGTGCCTACCAAtgtgtggtgctgctgcagagcaaaaaCCCAGACTTCATTAAAGCGTGGGAGCTGATCTGTGACGTGTCGCGGAAAG AGTTCCAGAAAATCTACAACTGCTTGGACATCACACTCATAGAGAGAGGGGAATCGTTCTACCATGAGATGATGAAAGACATCGTGAAAGAATTTGAAGATAAAG GATTTGTCCAGGTTGATGATGGCCGGAAGATCGTGTTTGTCCCAGGTTTCCCTGTCCCATTGACGATCATGAAATCAGACGGAGGTTACACATATGACACATCTGACTTAGCTGCTCTTAAACACAGGCTGTGTGAAGAGAAGGCTGATATCCTTATTTATGTTGTCGATAGTGGCCAG TCGGTGCATTTACAAACAGTGTTTGCAGCTGGACAGATGATCGGGTGGTATGATCCCAAAGTAACCAGAGTGGCCCATGCTGCGTTCGGAGTGGTGCTGGGAGAAGACAA GAAGAAGTTTAAAACTCGTTCAGGGGATACAGTGCGTCTTATAGATCTGCTGGAAGAAGGGCTGAAACGAGCCATGGACAAGCTGAGAGACAAGGAACGGGACAAG GTCCTCACCGCAGAAGAGCTGAAAGCTGCCCAGACATCAGTCGCTTTTGGATGTATTAAATATGCAGATCTCTCCCACAACCGCCTAAACGATTACGTATTCTCCTTTGACAAGATGCTGGATGACCGAGGGAACACAGCTGCATATTTGCTGTATGCCTTCACGCGGATCAG GGCCATTGCTCGCCTGGCCAGTATTGATGAGCAGATGCTGCAGAAGGCAGCCAGGGAGGAGGTGCTCATCCTTGACCATGAGAAGGAGTGGAAACTGGGCAAGTGCATCCTGAGGTTCCCTGAGATCCTGCAGAAGATCCTGGATGACTTGCTATTGCACACGCTCTGTGACTACCTTTATGAGCTGGCCACCACCTTCACCGAGTTCTACGACAACTGCTACTGCGTTGAGAAGGACAGGCAGAGTG GCCAGATTGTGAAGGTGAACATGTGGAGGCTGCTGCTGTGCGAAGCCACTGCCACCGTCATGGCCAAAGGGTTCGACATCCTGGGCATCAAGCCTGTGCAGAGGATGTAG